A stretch of the Tachyglossus aculeatus isolate mTacAcu1 chromosome 6, mTacAcu1.pri, whole genome shotgun sequence genome encodes the following:
- the LOC119929953 gene encoding protein eva-1 homolog C-like isoform X1 yields MLMVRLLPGVRVSAPGTVLGFLCLSTVLRAAPEFSGYLKKILKNHTVHACDGEQLGVTCPHRTTISILSAFYGRRIPSQNLCPAPGSSARESIDCQSVTAQQKLLDECQDQQWCHLSVNSRVFGPDPCTGTHKYLIVSYKCRPENHRTKTVCENAKLRLQCRNSSILAIYSARYGRFLQGKLECDSKNQTMPDIECLAPGALRRVSRKCHRKENCTIFADMATFGNPCFPGVKKQLRVSYMCVPKQLLQQVDLGSPDPFSLSDYTHGGWYKGPRVFKLHEDVVIVTSSLEVLVHIWGIPEKLGLYFLCGVSAGLVFLLCVFAPKMAFIQDVKEAFWDLKIGGETKLGRTKLQDQEEDDNHNDDSSSDSSFHRLTRIYRASDNIFGPELTAALEGAAEERGQEGDEIWMPKESSPYAIHKIKSATK; encoded by the exons GCTACCTGAAGAAGATTCTGAAGAACCACACGGTTCACGCGTGTGATGGAGAGCAGCTGGGGGTCACCTGTCCCCACAGGACCACCATCAGCATCCTCTCAGCGTTTTATGGTCGGCGGATCCCCAGCCAGAACCTCTGTCCCGCCCCGGGAAGCTCGGCCCGTGAGAGCATTGACTGCCAGTCAGTCACAGCTCAACAG aagcTTCTAGATGAATGTCAAGACCAGCAGTGGTGCCATTTGTCAGTGAACAGCCGTGTGTTCGGTCCAGACCCTTGTACTGGGACCCACAAGTACTTGATTGTTTCCTACAAGTGTAGACCAG AGAACCATCGAACGAAGACCGTGTGTGAAAATGCCAAGCTGAGGTTGCAGTGCCGCAACAGCTCCATCCTGGCAATATACTCAGCCCGTTATGGGAGGTTCCTACAGGGAAAACTGGAGTGTGATTCCAAGAACCAAACCATGCCTGACATAG aatGCCTAGCTCCAGGAGCCTTGAGGAGAGTTTCCAGGAAGTGTCACAGGAAGGAGAACTGCACCATATTTGCAGATATGGCCACTTTTGGTAATCCCTGTTTCCCAGGAGTGAAGAAGCAGCTGAGAGTCTCTTACATGTGTG tgCCCAAACAGTTGCTGCAGCAAGTGGACCTGGGGTCTCCAGATCCATTTTCTCTCTCAGACTACACCCACG GTGGATGGTATAAAGGTCCCAGAGTGTTCAAACTACATGAAGATGTGGTGATTGTTACTAGTTCTCTGGAAGTGCTTGTCCATATTTGGG GCATCCCAGAGAAACTGGGACTCTACTTCCTTTGTGGGGTCTCCGCAGGCCTCGTCTTCCTGCTCTGCGTCTTTGCCCCCAAAATGGCCTTCATTCAGGATGTGAAGGAAGCTTTCTGGGACCTGAAGATCGGAGGAGAAACCAAGTTGGGTAGGACCAAGCTGCAGGATCAAGAGGAGGACGACAACCACAATGACGACAGCTCATCGGATTCCTCCTTCCACCGGCTTACCCGCATCTATCGAGCTTCAGACAACATCTTCGGCCCGGAACTGACTGCGGCTCTGGAGGGGGCTGCTGAAGagaggggccaggagggagatgaGATATGGATGCCCAAGGAGTCCAGCCCATATGCAATTCACAAAATCAAATCCGCCaccaaatga
- the LOC119929953 gene encoding protein eva-1 homolog C-like isoform X2 gives MLMVRLLPGVRVSAPGTVLGFLCLSTVLRAAPEFSGYLKKILKNHTVHACDGEQLGVTCPHRTTISILSAFYGRRIPSQNLCPAPGSSARESIDCQSVTAQQKLLDECQDQQWCHLSVNSRVFGPDPCTGTHKYLIVSYKCRPENHRTKTVCENAKLRLQCRNSSILAIYSARYGRFLQGKLECDSKNQTMPDIECLAPGALRRVSRKCHRKENCTIFADMATFGNPCFPGVKKQLRVSYMCVPKQLLQQVDLGSPDPFSLSDYTHGIPEKLGLYFLCGVSAGLVFLLCVFAPKMAFIQDVKEAFWDLKIGGETKLGRTKLQDQEEDDNHNDDSSSDSSFHRLTRIYRASDNIFGPELTAALEGAAEERGQEGDEIWMPKESSPYAIHKIKSATK, from the exons GCTACCTGAAGAAGATTCTGAAGAACCACACGGTTCACGCGTGTGATGGAGAGCAGCTGGGGGTCACCTGTCCCCACAGGACCACCATCAGCATCCTCTCAGCGTTTTATGGTCGGCGGATCCCCAGCCAGAACCTCTGTCCCGCCCCGGGAAGCTCGGCCCGTGAGAGCATTGACTGCCAGTCAGTCACAGCTCAACAG aagcTTCTAGATGAATGTCAAGACCAGCAGTGGTGCCATTTGTCAGTGAACAGCCGTGTGTTCGGTCCAGACCCTTGTACTGGGACCCACAAGTACTTGATTGTTTCCTACAAGTGTAGACCAG AGAACCATCGAACGAAGACCGTGTGTGAAAATGCCAAGCTGAGGTTGCAGTGCCGCAACAGCTCCATCCTGGCAATATACTCAGCCCGTTATGGGAGGTTCCTACAGGGAAAACTGGAGTGTGATTCCAAGAACCAAACCATGCCTGACATAG aatGCCTAGCTCCAGGAGCCTTGAGGAGAGTTTCCAGGAAGTGTCACAGGAAGGAGAACTGCACCATATTTGCAGATATGGCCACTTTTGGTAATCCCTGTTTCCCAGGAGTGAAGAAGCAGCTGAGAGTCTCTTACATGTGTG tgCCCAAACAGTTGCTGCAGCAAGTGGACCTGGGGTCTCCAGATCCATTTTCTCTCTCAGACTACACCCACG GCATCCCAGAGAAACTGGGACTCTACTTCCTTTGTGGGGTCTCCGCAGGCCTCGTCTTCCTGCTCTGCGTCTTTGCCCCCAAAATGGCCTTCATTCAGGATGTGAAGGAAGCTTTCTGGGACCTGAAGATCGGAGGAGAAACCAAGTTGGGTAGGACCAAGCTGCAGGATCAAGAGGAGGACGACAACCACAATGACGACAGCTCATCGGATTCCTCCTTCCACCGGCTTACCCGCATCTATCGAGCTTCAGACAACATCTTCGGCCCGGAACTGACTGCGGCTCTGGAGGGGGCTGCTGAAGagaggggccaggagggagatgaGATATGGATGCCCAAGGAGTCCAGCCCATATGCAATTCACAAAATCAAATCCGCCaccaaatga